One Brassica oleracea var. oleracea cultivar TO1000 chromosome C7, BOL, whole genome shotgun sequence genomic window carries:
- the LOC106304978 gene encoding fasciclin-like arabinogalactan protein 5 — MNLNVSSFSLLSLTLLLLFSPTVTADNITHAFEKYSNFSTMSDLFTKTKLTTLISKYQTITLLAVNNNNISSITNKSAIELKNILMTHVILDYYDELKLKGMKEKSIMLTTLYQTTGLGEEMNGFLNCTKSKGRVYFGSGVKGSPLNAEYVTTLYHNPFNLSIIQISMPIVAPGLSLAVLPPPPPPVPLAPAPAPSTMNAAMAPSPSPMSGATPPAPAPGPGDEDNASDSNVPKLTPETETPEVDSPAPTPSADNEKIEAADKAGKTSSACKTRFSFEVVVLLMVFFVSFAWF, encoded by the coding sequence ATGAATCTCAACGTCTCCTCCTTTTCTCTCCTCTCCCTAACCCTCTTACTCCTCTTCTCGCCCACCGTTACAGCCGATAACATCACACATGCGTTTGAGAAATACTCCAACTTCAGCACCATGAGTGACCTCTTCACCAAAACCAAGCTCACTACACTCATAAGCAAGTACCAAACCATAACCTTACTCGCTGTTAACAACAACAACATCAGCTCTATCACTAACAAATCCGCCATTGAGCTCAAGAACATCCTCATGACTCATGTCATTCTTGATTACTATGACGAGCTCAAGCTTAAGGGGATGAAGGAGAAGAGCATCATGCTCACTACCTTGTACCAAACAACCGGTTTGGGTGAAGAGATGAATGGTTTCCTCAACTGTACCAAATCCAAAGGAAGAGTTTACTTTGGATCCGGAGTAAAGGGCTCACCACTAAACGCTGAGTATGTTACCACGTTGTATCACAACCCTTTTAACCTTTCTATAATACAGATTAGCATGCCCATTGTGGCTCCTGGACTCAGCTTAGCAGTTCTCCCACCTCCACCACCACCCGTTCCTTTAGCTCCAGCTCCTGCTCCATCTACTATGAATGCTGCAATGGCTCCAAGTCCATCTCCCATGAGTGGTGCAACCCCTCCAGCTCCAGCTCCTGGACCAGGTGATGAAGACAATGCCTCGGATAGTAATGTTCCAAAACTTACACCTGAAACAGAGACACCAGAGGTTGATTCTCCAGCACCTACTCCAAGCGCTGATAATGAGAAGATTGAAGCTGCTGATAAGGCTGGGAAGACCTCTTCTGCTTGCAAGACACGTTTTAGCTTTGAAGTTGTTGTTCTCTTGATGGTATTTTTTGTTAGCTTTGCTTGGTTTTAA
- the LOC106304923 gene encoding flowering-promoting factor 1-like protein 1, protein MSGVWVFNKNGVMRLVENPYNQSAGDSSESSSSGGNQQQRLRRKILVHLPTNEVVSSYGALERILKGLGWERYYNEDNVDHLLQFHKRTSIDLISLPRDFSKFNSIHMYDIVVKNPNVFHVRDM, encoded by the coding sequence ATGTCTGGTGTGTGGGTGTTCAACAAGAACGGAGTGATGAGGCTGGTTGAGAATCCTTACAACCAATCCGCTGGAGATTCGTCAGAGTCTTCCTCCTCCGGTGGTAACCAGCAGCAGAGGCTGAGAAGGAAGATCCTTGTCCATCTTCCGACCAACGAAGTTGTCTCTTCGTACGGAGCACTTGAGAGGATTTTGAAGGGTCTTGGATGGGAGAGGTACTACAATGAAGACAACGTCGATCATCTCCTCCAGTTCCACAAGAGAACATCGATCGATCTCATCTCACTCCCCCGCGACTTCTCAAAGTTTAACTCTATCCATATGTATGATATCGTCGTCAAGAACCCTAACGTCTTCCATGTCCGGGACATGTAG
- the LOC106304386 gene encoding protein CHROMOSOME TRANSMISSION FIDELITY 7: protein MQAKINSFFKPSSSSPSPIADVSATTPEADDGLAVWEKSRNVIVNTYERRSATVNRSEVLKGCIGNPPLRKGSSFGSKNLSKKRSYTQFHLELGQSDFLLRHCSECGATYAPGDELDEKSHQSFHKDYMYGIPFKGWQNERVFASPSFNKNRIVMVLLETDSPAHRNKVQEVMKMMEVELGEGWILHKRCKVYLYVSSQRISGCLVAEPIKEAFKIKSPLEDEKRLKKESSSLPSTSIQFGNIVLQRQVSKRCRESNGKLDNGAIVCEEEAKPAVCGIRAIWVSPSNRRNGLATRLLDTARESFSSECVLEKSQLAFSEPSCLGRAFGSNYFGTCSLLVYKAQVERLD from the exons ATGCAAGCAAAGATCAACTCTTTCTTCAAGCCCTCTTCTTCCTCTCCGTCTCCCATCGCCGACGTCTCAGCAACAACACCAGAAGCAGACGATGGTTTAGCCGTGTGGGAGAAAAGTCGAAACGTCATCGTTAATACCTACGAGCGTCGATCCGCCACGGTCAATAG AAGTGAAGTGCTTAAGGGATGCATCGGGAATCCACCACTGAGGAAAGGATCTTCTTTTGGGTCGAAAAACCTCAGCAAGAAGCGGAGTTATACACAGTTCCACTTAGAGTTGGGCCAATCTGATTTTCTTCTCAGACATTGTTCAGAGTGTGGAGCTACGTATGCTCCTGGGGATGAGTTAGATGAGAAGAGCCATCAAAGCTTTCACAAGGACTATATGTATGGTATCCCCTTTAAG GGCTGGCAGAACGAGAGAGTGTTCGCATCGCCTTCTTTCAACAAGAACCGCATTGTTATGGTGTTATTGGAAACGGATTCTCCTGCACACAGAAACAAG GTGCAAGAGGTTATGAAAATGATGGAGGTTGAGTTGGGTGAGGGTTGGATTCTTCACAAACGTTGTAAG GTATATCTATATGTCTCCTCTCAGAGGATCAGTGGATGTTTAGTTGCGGAGCCAATTAAGGAAGCATTTAAGATCAAATCTCCTCTTGAGGATGAAAAGCGCTTAAAGAAAGAGAGCTCTTCTTTGCCTTCAACGTCCATTCAGTTTGGAAACATTGTGTTGCAAAGACAAGTATCAAAAAGATGTCGAGAATCTAATGGCAAATTGGATAACGGAGCCATTGTATGTGAAGAGGAAGCTAAACCGGCTGTTTGTGGGATCAGGGCTATCTGGGTCTCGCCTTCGAACAGAAGAAATGGCTTAGCTACACGGTTACTTGATACCGCGAG GGAAAGCTTCAGCAGTGAGTGCGTTTTGGAGAAGTCGCAGTTGGCGTTTTCTGAACCAAGCTGTTTGGGAAGAGCTTTTGGATCCAATTATTTTGGAACTTGTTCACTCTTAGTTTACAAAGCTCAAGTAGAAAGGCTCGATTAA
- the LOC106306499 gene encoding topless-related protein 2-like isoform X1 — protein MDSMRADLIRGLETSLPTTFDREHFVALLVSGDVDGAEEYLSVFTTQDSNYYSNLMFYFVKRQRFFKFLVEGENIKAGFLLIFSRPYGMMEMPIPETDEFISRDIQRIAHEGLKEWEDARDNGYTFDILSVAKSFTDEMFTMMNQLIPMNPDLHKKEEGEDISSQMHKLHLQDNHAAVAFNGGEMNKDKDSPKLTIYMVALLYVLCAVKLNWRICLL, from the exons ATGGATTCCATGAGGGCTGATCTTATACGGGGTTTGGAAACTAGTCTCCCTACAAC TTTCGACAGAGAACATTTTGTTGCATTACTTGTTAGTGGGGACGTCGATGGAGCCGAGGAGTATCTGTCTGTTTTCACCACACAGGATTCAAATTATTACTCAAACCTCATGTTCTACTTTGTTAAGAGGCAGAGATTCTTCAAGTTTCTTGTCGA AGGTGAGAACATAAAAGCAGGATTTCTGCTGATCTTTTCCCGACCTTATGGGATGATGGAAATGCCAATACCAGAAACGGACGAGTTTATCAGTCGTGATATCCAACGCATTGCACATGAAGGCCTTAAGGA ATGGGAGGATGCTAGAGATAACGGATACACTTTTGATATCCTTTCGGTTGCAAAATCTTTCACGGATGAGATGTTTACGATGATGAATCAACTCATTCCCATGAACCCAGATCTGCACAAGAAAGAAGAAGGAGAAGACATATCTTCTCAAATGCACAAGTTACATTTACAAGACAACCATG CAGCTGTAGCCTTTAACGGTGGAGAGATGAATAAGGACAAGGACTCTCCCAAGTTGACCATATATATGGTTGCTCTACTGTATGTTCTGTGTGCTGTGAAATTAAATTGGCGTATTTGCTTATTATAA
- the LOC106306499 gene encoding topless-related protein 4-like isoform X3 — translation MDSMRADLIRGLETSLPTTFDREHFVALLVSGDVDGAEEYLSVFTTQDSNYYSNLMFYFVKRQRFFKFLVEWEDARDNGYTFDILSVAKSFTDEMFTMMNQLIPMNPDLHKKEEGEDISSQMHKLHLQDNHAAVAFNGGEMNKDKDSPKLTIYMVALLYVLCAVKLNWRICLL, via the exons ATGGATTCCATGAGGGCTGATCTTATACGGGGTTTGGAAACTAGTCTCCCTACAAC TTTCGACAGAGAACATTTTGTTGCATTACTTGTTAGTGGGGACGTCGATGGAGCCGAGGAGTATCTGTCTGTTTTCACCACACAGGATTCAAATTATTACTCAAACCTCATGTTCTACTTTGTTAAGAGGCAGAGATTCTTCAAGTTTCTTGTCGA ATGGGAGGATGCTAGAGATAACGGATACACTTTTGATATCCTTTCGGTTGCAAAATCTTTCACGGATGAGATGTTTACGATGATGAATCAACTCATTCCCATGAACCCAGATCTGCACAAGAAAGAAGAAGGAGAAGACATATCTTCTCAAATGCACAAGTTACATTTACAAGACAACCATG CAGCTGTAGCCTTTAACGGTGGAGAGATGAATAAGGACAAGGACTCTCCCAAGTTGACCATATATATGGTTGCTCTACTGTATGTTCTGTGTGCTGTGAAATTAAATTGGCGTATTTGCTTATTATAA
- the LOC106306499 gene encoding topless-related protein 2-like isoform X2 yields MDSMRADLIRGLETSLPTTFDREHFVALLVSGDVDGAEEYLSVFTTQDSNYYSNLMFYFVKRQRFFKFLVEGENIKAGFLLIFSRPYGMMEMPIPETDEFISRDIQRIAHEGLKEWEDARDNGYTFDILSVAKSFTDEMFTMMNQLIPMNPDLHKKEEGEDISSQMHKLHLQDNHAVAFNGGEMNKDKDSPKLTIYMVALLYVLCAVKLNWRICLL; encoded by the exons ATGGATTCCATGAGGGCTGATCTTATACGGGGTTTGGAAACTAGTCTCCCTACAAC TTTCGACAGAGAACATTTTGTTGCATTACTTGTTAGTGGGGACGTCGATGGAGCCGAGGAGTATCTGTCTGTTTTCACCACACAGGATTCAAATTATTACTCAAACCTCATGTTCTACTTTGTTAAGAGGCAGAGATTCTTCAAGTTTCTTGTCGA AGGTGAGAACATAAAAGCAGGATTTCTGCTGATCTTTTCCCGACCTTATGGGATGATGGAAATGCCAATACCAGAAACGGACGAGTTTATCAGTCGTGATATCCAACGCATTGCACATGAAGGCCTTAAGGA ATGGGAGGATGCTAGAGATAACGGATACACTTTTGATATCCTTTCGGTTGCAAAATCTTTCACGGATGAGATGTTTACGATGATGAATCAACTCATTCCCATGAACCCAGATCTGCACAAGAAAGAAGAAGGAGAAGACATATCTTCTCAAATGCACAAGTTACATTTACAAGACAACCATG CTGTAGCCTTTAACGGTGGAGAGATGAATAAGGACAAGGACTCTCCCAAGTTGACCATATATATGGTTGCTCTACTGTATGTTCTGTGTGCTGTGAAATTAAATTGGCGTATTTGCTTATTATAA
- the LOC106303443 gene encoding glutamate receptor 2.1-like: MPHLTDALQEINVRIPYRTVISPNATGDEISVELLRMMTRPTRVFVVHTEDLLASRFFAKAKEIGLMKQGYIWILITNSITDGLSLMKETETDAMQGREYVPRSDKLEAFKSKWKNRFPVSDLSVYGLWAYDATTALALAIEEAGTSNLIFVKTDATMRNMSGLQGLGVSQYGPKLLQTLSKVRFKGLSGDFRFINRELQPSVLEIVNVNGHGGRTIGYWTKEHGLFKHVDQRQATTTTFTTWKDRLRPIIWPGDTTFVPKGWEIPTNGKRLKIGVPTNNHFPQFVKGTKDPITNSTIFSGFCIDYFEAVIQAMPYDVSYDFFPVEDMDYETMVYQVYLGFPVKFVFDLVLGGVS, encoded by the exons ATGCCTCATCTCACCGATGCGTTACAAGAGATCAACGTTCGTATACCTTACAGAACGGTGATCTCTCCCAACGCCACGGGTGATGAAATCTCCGTGGAGCTTCTTCGGATGATGACTCGGCCCACTAGAGTGTTTGTTGTCCACACTGAAGATCTACTCGCCTCGAGATTTTTCGCCAAAGCCAAGGAGATTGGTTTGATGAAGCAAGGATATATCTGGATCCTTATAACCAACAGCATTACAGATGGTCTTAGTCTCATGAAAGAGACGGAAACTGATGCAATGCAGGGG AGGGAGTATGTACCAAGATCCGACAAGCTTGAAGCATTTAAATCTAAATGGAAGAATAGATTCCCAGTCTCTGACCTGAGCGTGTATGGACTTTGGGCTTATGATGCCACCACTGCACTTGCGTTGGCCATCGAAGAAGCTGGGACATCAAATTTGATTTTTGTCAAGACAGATGCCACCATGAGGAACATGTCTGGACTTCAAGGTCTAGGTGTATCTCAATACGGTCCAAAACTTCTCCAGACACTCTCCAAAGTCCGGTTCAAAGGTCTTTCTGGTGATTTCCGGTTTATCAATAGAGAACTGCAGCCGTCAGTGCTTGAGATTGTTAACGTGAATGGTCATGGAGGAAGGACCATAGGATACTGGACGAAAGAACATGGTCTCTTCAAGCACGTTGACCAAAGACAAGCCACCACGACCACTTTCACTACTTGGAAAGATCGACTCAGACCAATCATATGGCCTGGTGACACCACCTTTGTGCCCAAAGGATGGGAGATTCCGACAAATGGGAAAAGACTGAAGATTGGAGTCCCAACTAATAACCATTTCCCGCAGTTTGTGAAAGGTACAAAGGATCCCATCACCAACTCAACAATATTCAGTGGATTCTGCATCGACTACTTTGAGGCTGTTATTCAAGCGATGCCTTATGATGTGTCCTATGACTTCTTTCCTGTAGAAGATATGGATTACGAGACTATGGTCTACCAAGTGTACCTCGGG TTTCCTGTGAAGTTCGTGTTTGATTTG GTTCTTGGAGGTGTGAGCTAG
- the LOC106303444 gene encoding uncharacterized protein LOC106303444 — translation MSTEDFLTEPCRHILLDPINAKERECKRLKVNIDDAPVAKYYRCPNLEASDSCSRAYSNFCSLKCICGKFMEKEINTMEGCPKEIFGSGKKSFIILDNMEVGFCSIVLTLKALRGLGYTDLNKLDEMLVDVGHTEVLALLECLFSSDTPLTDVFLMKRSSCIITRTHNMPNLAVPACGKTKPNELPSVTVFVRKQDKKVLYAESGQEFVDLLLSFLAVPLESLWKISGANIKLGCIGTFYKSMKSLSSSEGTTSVLTCTSMLPMNYNFQAPRLDVCSKDYSVWTVRGSATRCTL, via the exons ATGAGCACTGAGGATTTCTTAACCGAGCCTTGTAGGCATATACTTTTGGATCCGATTAATGCGAAAGAGCGGGAATGCAAACGACTTAAGGTTAACATAGATGACGCCCCGGTCGCAAAGTACTATAGGTGTCCGAATTTGGAAGCTTCTGATTCATGCTCTAGGGCATATAGTAACTTCTGCTCCTTAAAATGCATTTGTGGCAAGTTTATGGAAAAGGAGATAAACACAATGGAAGGTTGTCCTAAAGAAATATTTGGCAGCGGGAAGAAGTCTTTCATCATTTTAGACAATATGGAAGTGGGATTTTGTTCCATTGTCCTCACCTTGAAGGCACTTAGAGGACTCGGTTATACAGATCTTAATAAGCTGGATGAGATGCTTGTGGACGTTGGTCACACAGAG GTACTAGCTTTGCTGGAATGCTTATTCTCTTCGGATACTCCCTTGACGGATGTGTTCTTGATGAAACGGAGCTCATGTATTATTACAAGGACACATAACATGCCAAACCTAGCCGTGCCAGCTTGTGGTAAAACAAAACCAAATGAGCTACCATCAGTCACTGTATTTGTTAGGAAGCAGGACAAGAAAGTTCTTTATGCCGAAAGCGGACAAGAATTTGTGGATTTACTACTCAGTTTCCTGGCTGTCCCTTTGGAGTCATTATGGAAAATATCCGGAGCCAATATTAAACTGGGATGCATTGGCACCTTTTATAAAAGCATGAAGAGTTTGAGCTCTAGCGAAGGCACAACAAGTGTATTGACTTGCACATCTATGCTTCCTATGAACTATAATTTCCAGGCACCGCGGCTTGATGTCTGTAGCAAAGATTATAGTGTGTGGACAGTCAGAGGGAGTGCTACTAGATGCACCCTCTAG
- the LOC106306502 gene encoding uncharacterized protein LOC106306502 produces the protein MQGHEEDHRTDLKLHIVNKVGAERCTRYFYYLGRFLSQKVTKSEFDKSCHRLLGRENLPLHNKLIHSILRNASLAKSPPPNHNTNDHVWSAKVALRDRPSPLVPNGKVESLLLHCRDDKCGNRNMGKGDSGPFAYHRSSSQYADERGKVVAAPVRILTLSTSTVVAAPLGGARRAVPVSNRSDFISCYGSGGLSSDAEMLRKRMESIAVAHGLGGLSPECSSMLNSMLDVYLKKLIKSCVDLSGARSTDGNQRHGLQIQTSNQPSDTTQEQHLVSLLDFRAAMELNPSQLGEHWPLLRERLLMRSSEGCEGKCLVCWILQIV, from the coding sequence ATGCAAGGTCATGAAGAAGATCACAGGACTGACCTGAAATTGCATATTGTGAACAAGGTTGGGGCTGAGAGATGTACAAGGTATTTTTATTACTTGGGTAGGTTTCTGAGTCAGAAGGTTACCAAGAGCGAGTTTGATAAGTCATGCCACCGTCTTTTAGGGAGAGAGAATCTTCCTCTGCACAACAAGTTGATTCACTCCATCTTGAGAAATGCATCCCTTGCTAAATCCCCACCACCTAACCATAATACGAATGATCATGTTTGGTCAGCCAAGGTGGCGTTAAGAGACAGGCCTAGTCCACTTGTGCCAAACGGCAAGGTTGAGAGTCTGTTGTTGCATTGTAGAGATGACAAATGCGGTAATAGAAACATGGGGAAGGGGGACTCTGGTCCCTTTGCTTATCATAGATCATCAAGTCAGTATGCTGACGAAAGAGGTAAGGTCGTCGCAGCTCCAGTTAGAATATTGACTCTTTCCACGAGCACTGTAGTTGCTGCACCTCTAGGTGGGGCCCGCAGAGCAGTTCCAGTTTCGAACAGGTCTGACTTCATTAGCTGCTACGGCAGTGGTGGGTTGTCGTCAGACGCAGAGATGCTGAGAAAGCGGATGGAGAGTATTGCAGTAGCACATGGTCTTGGGGGTCTTTCACCTGAGTGTTCTAGTATGTTAAATAGCATGTTGGACGTGTACCTGAAGAAACTGATTAAGTCATGCGTTGATTTGTCTGGAGCTCGGTCCACGGATGGAAACCAACGTCATGGTTTGCAGATACAAACTAGCAACCAACCGTCTGACACAACGCAAGAACAACATCTGGTGTCTTTGCTTGATTTTAGAGCTGCAATGGAGCTTAATCCATCTCAACTTGGGGAACACTGGCCATTGCTTCGGGAGAGACTTTTGATGCGTTCGTCTGAGGGGTGTGAAGGAAAATGTTTGGTATGTTGGATACTACAAATTGTCTGA
- the LOC106306501 gene encoding uncharacterized protein LOC106306501, with product MDRWSGKRAIEGRPDTKKGSGVVLRDRFNNSICSDEKKSMKFTRFVGSSYKKEKAVWSSTSSRSSPNGKEVIGTSSKIPVSISSSSSVKNEKQPQIVTDSSESSKGSEDEVETEISEEPRVHKKVMESSDLPSSSRAKKGFRQRFGLSKQDFRPGPSSQSTNRGCSPLLSGFGLEKRLGGKVDTISKRRVYGESSSSSSARGKKIVSELPSEERRLVFNPRGGSVSDTRRARHCILNDASVGSQRSVNRGDSRIRFSNRGSGGRNGLSSITTREMSQSETSNNLSSPVSLELFSGFPDFGSLSSQDSFRNYNLDGISEILPELDRIEQDIELNYEELLIMETGLLLGGLSFYDQHRDMRLDIDNMSYEELLALEERIGTVSTALTEEAISKSLKTSIYLMKPSSDHKEDAKCSICQEEYTIGDEVGRLHCEHAYHLKCVQEWLRMKSWCPICKTTADTSSSK from the exons ATGGACCGGTGGTCAGGCAAAAGAGCCATTGAGGGGCGACCTGACACAAAGAAGGGTTCTGGTGTTGTCCTGCGAGACAGATTTAACAACAGTATCTGCAGTGATGAGAAAAAATCTATGAAGTTCACTCGGTTCGTTGGCTCTTCATACAAGAAAGAGAAAGCAGTTTGGTCTTCAACTTCAAGCCGCTCTTCCCCAAATGGGAAGGAAGTCATTGGAACTTCCTCTAAGATTCCTGTCTCTATCTCTAGCTCCTCTTCTGTTAAAAATGAGAAACAACCTCAGATAGTTACGGACTCATCAGAGAGCAGCAAAGGTAGCGAAGACGAGGTAGAGACAGAGATCTCGGAAGAACCAAGAGTTCACAAGAAAGTTATGGAATCCTCAGACTTGCCATCAAGCTCAAGAGCCAAGAAAGGATTTAGGCAGAGATTTGGGTTGAGCAAGCAAGATTTTCGTCCTGGTCCTTCTAGCCAGTCAACAAACCGTGGATGCAGCCCGTTGCTAAGTGGTTTTGGATTGGAGAAAAGACTTGGTGGGAAGGTGGATACAATCAGTAAGAGAAGAGTTTATGGAGAAAGCAGCTCTAGCTCCTCAGCTAGAGGTAAAAAGATAGTATCAGAACTACCTTCCGAAGAGAGACGTCTTGTCTTTAACCCGAGAGGAGGTTCTGTCTCAGATACTAGACGAGCAAGGCATTGCATTCTGAATGATGCTTCAGTTGGGAGTCAGAGATCAGTAAATAGAGGTGACAGCCGCATTAGATTCTCAAACCGAGGGAGTGGTGGTAGAAATGGTTTATCCTCTATTACAACAAGAGAGATGTCTCAGAGTGAGACATCAAACAATCTCAGTTCTCCTGTCTCTTTGGAGCTCTTCTCTGGTTTCCCAGACTTTGGTTCTTTATCCAGTCAAGACAGTTTCCGCAATTACAATTTAGATGGGATCTCTGAG ATTTTGCCAGAACTTGATAGGATTGAACAAGATATTGAGCTTAATTACGAGGAACTGCTTATCATGGAGACAGGTTTACTTCTCGGTGGGCTAAGCTTCTATGACCAACACCGTGACATGAGGCTAGACATTGATAACATGTCCTATGAG GAACTATTAGCTTTAGAAGAGAGAATTGGTACAGTAAGCACTGCTCTCACAGAAGAAGCCATATCAAAGAGCTTGAAAACAAGCATCTATCTGATGAAACCTTCAAGTGATCACAAGGAAGATGCCAAATGCAGCATCTGCCAG GAAGAGTATACAATAGGTGATGAAGTTGGAAGGCTACACTGTGAGCACGCATACCATTTGAAGTGTGTGCAAGAATGGTTGCGGATGAAGAGTTGGTGCCCAATCTGCAAAACCACTGCAGATACCTCCTCCTCTAAGTAA